The proteins below are encoded in one region of Lactuca sativa cultivar Salinas chromosome 3, Lsat_Salinas_v11, whole genome shotgun sequence:
- the LOC111889072 gene encoding uncharacterized protein LOC111889072 has product MGISRKDLPFFYAMLYLSFFIHVSYSVLKAKDPPASKPFEPYRIFITNRDIETMIVQCQPGDDGSGPELLKPGDIMTWRFRRNLFDTNRYDCNFYWLKEGNQAMKSITLAVFNNRIAGMCGRNLFSMNRCYWMVTQYGFYLSKHNQTFPNVYDWQVMYVWDTI; this is encoded by the coding sequence ATGGGTATTAGCAGAAAAGACCTCCCATTTTTCTACGCGATGCTTTACCTTTCATTTTTTATACATGTATCATATAGTGTTTTGAAAGCCAAAGACCCACCAGCGAGCAAACCCTTTGAACCATACAGAATATTCATCACTAACAGAGACATTGAAACCATGATTGTTCAATGCCAACCAGGAGATGATGGAAGTGGTCCCGAATTACTGAAACCTGGAGACATCATGACATGGCGCTTTCGTAGAAATCTTTTTGATACGAATCGCTATGATTGTAACTTTTATTGGTTAAAAGAAGGTAACCAAGCTATGAAGTCGATCACTCTCGCTGTTTTCAACAACCGTATTGCTGGAATGTGTGGTCGTAATTTGTTTAGTATGAATAGATGTTATTGGATGGTTACCCAGTATGGATTTTATCTTTCAAAGCATAATCAGACTTTTCCAAATGTTTATGATTGGCAGGTTATGTATGTATGGGATACGATCTGA